The DNA window GAATACTGGAATAATGGAAGGTTGGGAAAGGAACCTGGATCACCCAGAAAAGGTTTTTTTCCTTAAACCCATTATTCCATCATTCCATACTTCCATTATTCCAAATTAAAGACGTCACCCTCTCACAATCATCTTCTTGTTTTTCGCGACAGAACACCTGGCGATAAGGTACTAGTGCCTAAAGTAAGCTAAAGTGCCTGGAGTCTGCACCCGCATGCTGAACCGTATCAACCCAACAAACTCCATGGATGCAATAAACCCAATGAACTCAACAAACCAATATCATCCTGCGCCGTGCTCCCGAACATACTTTTCCCCCAGGTAGGCCTTGATAACACGGGTGTCTTTAGAGATGGTCTCGGGATCGCCGTCTGCGATCTTCTCCCCGTAATCGAGGACAATGACCCGATGGCTCACCTTCATCACCAGTTCCATCACATGTTCAATGAGCATGACCGTCATCCCCAGATCCTCATGAACATGCCGGATGCTCGCCATAATCTCTTCGATCTCGTTATGATTAAGCCCTGCGGCCACCTCGTCCAGCAGGAGCAGTTTGGGCTGGGTAGCGATGGCTGTGGCCATGGTCACCCGTTTCTGGGAGGCCACCGGGAGTTCGTGAACCAGGGACTCGGAGAGATCCTCAATATTGAGGTCTCTCAGGATATCCATAGCTTGGGACCTGGCCCTGTTTCGGGACCGGGTGTGCGTGAAGCACCCCACCATGACATTTTCGATCACGGTCAGATCCCCGGATGCCACATATACCTGAAAGGTCCTGGCCAACCCCCGACGGGCCACCTCGTGGGCCTTGAGGCTGGTGATATCTTCTCCCTCAAAAAATATCCGCCCGGAAGTGATGGGATAAACCCCGGAAATGCAGTTGAAAAGGGTGGTTTTTCCCGCTCCGTTGGGTCCGATAAGTCCAAGGAGTTCCCCCTTTTCCACTGAAAAGGAGATATCGTGGTTGGCCATCAGGCCCCCGAAGTTCTTGGCCACCCGCTGAAGATCCAACACAGCCATTCCTACTGTCTCCTTCGCCGGAATTTCTGCACAATCCCCCAAATCCCACGGGGTTCAAAGGCAGAGATGGCCATGATGATCATGGCATAAAGAATCAGGTCAATCCCGATGATCCCTGCCCTGGCTCCCAGCCATTCCTTGAGATAACTCTTGAGGGGGATCAATATGCCGGCGCCGATGATGGGCCCCCACAGGGACCCGGCCCCCCCCAGCATGGCCATGAGGGCGATGAGGATTGAGATATCGAGGCTCATGGTGTCTTCCGGTTCGATATTTCTGATGTAACACGTATGAAAGGAGCCCACCATGCTCACAAAGGCCGTGGCAATAGCATAGGTCTTGATCTTGGCCCAGTGGACATTGATTCCCAGGGAGCGGGCCACCTCCTCATTGTCCTTGATGGCGCGCAGCTGAAATCCCAGACGGGACTTGCGAAACCAGTTCATATAAAGGATCCCGAGAAAAAAGAACCCGAGGATCACGTAGTAATAGTAGACATCCTCCTTGAAGATGAGTCGCAGAAAATCCGGAGGCGGAAATTTTATGGGAGAGATTTCCAGGCCCCTGGCCGCCCCCACAAAATCCCACACCTCGAAAAGGTCCTTGAGGACCAGGGAAGTGGCAATGGTCGCGATAGCGAAATAGTGGCCCTTGAGCCGAAAGAGGGGATATCCCAGGACAAAGGACCAGAGCACTGAAAAACAGACGCCCACCGGCATGGAAAACCAGAAGGGAATATCCCACCGGATGAGCATCACGGCCGTGGTGTAGGCCCCGATGCCCACGTACTGGGCCTTCCCCAGGTCCACCTGGCCGCCGTACCCGCCGATGGTGTTCCATCCCATGCCATAGAGGGAAAACATCAGGAACTGGATCATGGTGGCCATGGCAAAGGAGGAGTGGGGGAACAGGGGAAAGCAGAGGAAAAGTATGGCCAGCGAACTGGCTATCACAAGATCAATTCGGGGAAAATCCGAAAAATCCAGGGCGTTTTTCAGTGTTTCCATCCGAACAATCCCCTGGGCCGAACGACCATGATGATAAAATAGGCCAGATAAACCCACATATACTTGAAAGAGGTCATGGGAACATTGGACATCCAATCGGCGTCAAAGGTGTACACAAAAAAATCCCAGAAGCCCGGGATCTCCGTGATGAGACCCACCACGAGACCTGCTAAGAAGGCTCCCGGTACACTGCCGAACCCCCCTAATGCCACGATGGCAAAGGCGATCATGGTAAACAAAAGACCGATAAAGGGATTGACCGACCAGAAATTGACGATCAGGGCACCTGCAATCGTCACGGAGGCCCCGCCGATGCCCCAGGCCAGCGCATTCATCCGCTCCGTCGGGATCCCCATATAGCGGGCCCCCTGTGCGCTCAGGGCGGTGGCCGTCAAGGCCTTACCGATCCGGGTCCGGTTCATGAGCAGCCACACGGCGACAAAAGCGGCCACAGAGAGACCCGCGGCCGCGAGTTTGGTGGCCGAGACAATCACGCCCATGCCGATATCAAAGCTCTCGCCAACAAGAACTCCGTGATGGAGGGCCCTGTCTTCAGATCCGAAAATAAGGAGGGCCAGATTCCTCAAAAAGAGCATGAGGCCGAAAGTCCCCAGAAGTTGCGCCACCATGGGGCCTCTTAAGAGGAATTTGATAAATCCGAAATAGCAGACAACCCCCAGCAGGAACCCTACCCCGCCGGCCACCGGAAGGGTCAAAAGCGGATCGATCCCCAGGCCCTGGGCGGTCAGAAGCCCGGTATACATCCCGACCATCAGAAATTCACCATGGGCAAAGTTCACGATGTCCATCACCCCGAAGATGATGGTCAGGCCCAGGGCCACCAGGGCCAGGACCATGCCGAAGAGGAGACCGGCGACAAGGGAACCGACGATAATGTCCATGGGAATTTCAGGTCCTTTTCAAATCATCAATCAACAATCGGCAATCAACAATCGTGCCTGAACCGGGTTTTGGTTCAGGCACGAGTCTGGTCCGCCGTGAATGGATCAGAACCCTTTCAGGGGGTAAATCATATCCGCAGAGGTCACATCAAAGGGATAGACGATCTCCATGACAATCTGGCCATCCTTGTCGAGCTGATACTGGCCGATGATTCCGGAACTCCAGATATTCTGGCCCAGTTCGTCGCCGGAGGTTGAGAACTTGACGCCCTTCCAGGGGACCACCAGTTCGCTGCCGGGGATCTCGATGTCATTGGCGGCCGCCTGAATGTCTGCCGGTTTGGTGGACCCGGCCTTTTCAAGAATAGCCACCCAGGCCTGAAGACCGGTAAAGGAACGGGCCGAGGCCCCGCTGAGGTCATGACCGACCTTTTTCTTGTACATGTCGTTGACCTGTCCGGAGATCTTCTTTATTTCCACCACCCGCGGGATGAAAACGCTCCGGGTCAGGAATCCCACGATGTCTTTTCCCAGGGTCTCCCGGAATTCCGGGGTTTCAAACCCGGCGTCCTGCCCCCAGATGACTTTGGGATTGGCCTTTTGCGATTTCAGGGTCTTCACCATCAGGATGGCGTCCGAGGTATAGGAGGCAAAGAGCATGACGTCGGGTTTGGCCGCCTTGAGAGAGCGGACCTCGCTCGAAAGGTCTGCGGACTTGGCGGCATACAACATGGACCGTTTGAGATTGAACCCGTATTCCTTGGCGAAACGGTCGATGAGGTCAGAAACATGGGACCCCCATTCGGTTTTTTCGCAGGCTGAGGCCAGGGTCATGATATCTTTTTTGGGGACCGCGGAAACGCCCCTCACCTTGCCCTCGGTAAGTCCCTTCAAGAACTCGAAGAGATCCTTGGTGAACAGCGTGTCGTGGGGGGTGGTCCTCCAGAACCATTTGAACCCCCTCATAGTGAGATCCGGAGACGTGGAGGACCCATTGATCATCGGCACGCCATACTGCTCGCACACGGCACTCACCGTCTTGGTGACCGAACTGTGATAGCACCCTAGGATCCCGTCCACCTTGTCGTCATGTATCAGTTTCTTGGCCAGATCGGCCCCCAGGGTGGGATTTCCCTCGTGGTCCTTGAAGATGAGGGTAATCTTGGCGCCTCCCAGGCTTTTGACCCCTTCATTCCGGGCCATGGTCATGGGGAGATCGGCCATTGCGGTGTTGGCGATCTCAGCCGCCAGCTCCGCGCCGGCCCGAAGTTCGCGTCCGGCCGCGGCAGCGCCCCCGGTCAACGGGTATATCACCCCGATCTTTATCTCCTCCGCTGCCAGGACATCGGCTGGCGCCATGAACCCGATCAGGGCCAGCACACTCAGGACAACCATTCCCACTCGTATCATTGATTTCATTTCATACCTCCTTTTGCTTGGGGCAACAGCCCATTCTGGTTAGTAAGAAACAAGTTACAAGTGCCAAATGCAATTTTTCCTGAAAATCGAACTTCCCAAAAAGTCCAAAAGGAAATCAAGGTTTATGCCTTAACAAATATGGCGTCATGAATCATCCTGGAAAGACACGGAGTTGAAGCTTTAATTACCATACCCCGGCCTCCTTGTAAAGGCATCTGCTTTATAGAAAATGAGACGATCAGGGGACCTCCTCACAAAAGGGTCAGGTCCTCGTCTCTCAAATCGGACATGAACATGTGTCCGGGCGAATGGGTGATCACCATCGGAAGCGCGGCAGACATTACCGCCAGAATCGTGGTAACCCCACAGGCCCAGAAGACCGGGATCTCTCCGGGAAGGATGGTTACCGGATCGCCGAAATCGGGTTGATCCAGATCGGTTATTCCGATCTCCTCGGGCGAACCCAGGTGGATCGGAGCCCCATGGGTGAGATGGAAGCGGGTCGTCACCTGGGTTGCCCGTACGGCCTGATCCGGGCGCATGGGCCGCATGGTCACCACCAGAGGACCTGAAAAAGGACCTGCGGGAATGCAGTCCCGATTGGTGATGTACATGGAAACATTCTTTTCTTCCTCAAGGTTTCTGACAGGGACCCGTGCCGCGATCAACGCACTTTCAAATGAAAAGCTGCACCCCAAGAGGAAGCTGACCGTGTCGTCGTTGAAGAGATGGCTCACATCCTCGATCTCCTCCTCGAGCACCCCCTCCCTGTACATCCGGTAAAGGGGCACATCCGTCCGAAGGTCCGCGCCCCGGGCGATCCGGGGTTCCCATTTTCCCGGCTCCAGAACGTCCAGGATCGGACATGGCCGGGAGTTGCGCACGCAAAACAGCAGAAAATGAAAGGCCGCATCCCTCGGCAGCATCACCAGATTGGCCTGTACATATCCGGTAGCCACGCCCGTTGTGGGTATTTTCCATTCCCCGGCCCGTATCAACTCCCGCAACTGGTGCGGGGGCAATTCCCCCTTCATCTTTTTATCCATCTTCTTTATATCCATTTCCATGCATCCAGCCTTTTCTATAATGGGATCGCTTCAGAAAAGCCCTTTGACCGCCTCTATGAGTGCGGCCATCTGTTCATCCGTACCGATGGTAATGCGGACAAATCTCTTGATCCCATCGATATGGAAATACCTCACCAGAATGCCGTACTCCTTTAAACGGGAATAAATGGTTTCACCGCTCAGATCCTTTCTTCCGGCGAGTATAAAATTGGCCCCGGACGGAAGGACATCCCAGCCCATATCCGTGAGCTGTTTTGCAACATTCTCCCGGGTCCGGATGATCTTCTCCGTAATAGCGGCATAGTAGTCCGTGTCCTTCATGGCGATCTCGCCGATATTCTGGGCGAAGAGGTCTGCGGGATAGGAATTGAACGAGTCTTTCACGCAGAAAAGCGCATCCACAAGTTTTTCATCTCCCACAGCGAACCCCAGCCGCAGGGCCGCAAGAGACATGCTTTTGGAAAAAGTCCTCGTGATGAGCAGGTTCTTGAACCGGTCAATCAGGCAGACGGCACTCTCGCCGCCAAAATCGATATAGGCCTCATCGATCACCACAACGCGGTCTTCCGGGTATCTATTCAGGAGCTCGGTTATTTTTTCCAGGGAAAGAAGGATCCCGGTGGGGGCGTTGGGATTGGGAAAAACCATGCCGCAGGAGGGGTCTTCCTGCAGGTAATCTTCGATGTCGAGGGAGAAATCCGCTTTGAGCGGAACCTTTCTGTACTCGATGTTGTAAAAATCGCAGTAGACGGGATAAAAGCTGTAACTGAATTCCGGAAACAGGAGTCTTCCCTGGGCGCTGTCGAAAAACGCATAGAAAGCAAAGGCCAGCACCTCATCGGATCCATTTCCCACAAATATCTGGTGTTTATGGATCCCGTAGCGTTCTGAAATCGCTTCTCTCAATCTGCCGAAAAGGGGGTCAGGGTAGAGCCTCAGCTTCTCGATGTCGAATGACTTTAAATAGGGGTCGATCCGCGGTGTGGGGGGGTATGGATTTTCGTTGGTATTGAGCTTGATATACTTTCTGTCCTGGGGCTGCTCCCCCGGGACGTAAGGCTTCAGCTTTTTTATTCTTTCCGCCAGCATGCCATTGTTTCCTTTTCGTTATTGACAGGGATACCCGCTATAATGAAAGCCTGTTCCTGGGGCTGTAACGAACCGAAGTTTAAAGTCCTGCTGCCGTTCCCACGAACTGTTGCAGGTCTTTGTCCCGCCTCCTGGGCGGGAGAAAAAGACCCCCACGCGCGCTCGGAAAATTCTTGGGGTTTGCACCATGCCTTTTTGATTACGGCTGCTAGCCGCCTTGGGATTTGGAAGTCGTTGCCGGTTGCTGGTTGCTCGTTGCGAGTTACGGTTGCAGGTTACTGACCACCCTTCTTACGCTCTCACCTTCTGCTTACCATCGGTTATGGCGCTTGAGAGATGAGCATCAAGCATACGCATGTAAGCATCTATAGCAGGAGATGCCATGTTTTTTCAACCCTTTTGTTGCCTGCCGGACTCTTGGGCAGCCTTTCTGTTAAATGGAAAATCGCGCCTCCGGATCTCTGTGTGAGAGAATTCCAGTTGCCTCCATGCCCCCATGTCGCGATTTGGAGTGGACTTGTGCTGATGCGGATTCTATAATCGTCCCCCATCGGGCGTTTTCCGCCCCGGAATCGCCGGACCCAACATCTTGACCCGAGAATCTGGAACAGGAGGAAATCATGGCAATCATCACTGAACAGGCGTATCGAGACCGGATAGCGAAACTGAAACCGAGGCTGTTTATCGGCGGCAAAAAGATCGAAAGCCTGACCGGACACCCCATCACCCGTGGGGTCATCGATGCCACCGCGCGTGTATATGAACTGACCATGGATTCTCAGTATGCGGATACCATGCAGAGTCTGTCCCATCTGACCGGAGAACCGATCAGCCGGGCCCTGCACATCCATCAGAGCAGAGACGATCTGCACAAACGTCTCGATATGGCGCGGCTGAGCAGCCAGAAACTGGGGACCTGCAACTATCGATGTCCCGGCAATGAAATGCTCCCCTCCCTGGCGGCCACCACATGGGAGATCGATCGCGACAGAGGGACCGAATATCATCAACGGTTTAATAACTTCCTGAAATACGCCCAGGAAAAGGATCTGGTGGTCAGCGGGTCCGTTACAGACCCAAAAGGCGACCGGAGCAAGAGACCCCTCGAGCAGGACCCTGATTACTACATTCACGTGGTAGAGAGGCGTTCCGACGGGATTGTGGTGTGCGGGGCCAAGCAGCACGCCACCGGGGCCTATACAGCGGACGAGACCCTGGTATTGCCCGGGATCTCGTGCAGAAAGGGGGAGGAAGACTATGCACTGGCATTCGTTGTTCCCAACGGAACCGAAGGCGTGACCTATATCGGCCAGTACACACCGTTCAGCGTGGAAAGGGAATGCGAACCGGATGTGCGGGTGATCGGCAATCCCCTGTACGGGCAGAGAGAGACGTGTCTCATTGTCTTCGACCACGTGTTCGTCCCCTGGGAGCGTGTCTTCATGTGCGGCGAGATCGAGTACACCCAGAGTTTTATCACCCGGTTTGCCAAGACCCACCGGATGAACTGCGGCGGGGCCTGCAAAGTAGGCTTCATGGACCTGATCATCGGCGCATCCCAGCTCATGGCCGAGTATAATGGCCTGGCCAAGGTCTCCCACATCGCCCAGAAGATTACCCGCATGCTTCAATTGAACGACACGTCACTGGCCTGCGCCACGGCCGCCGCCTATATGGGGCAGGAGGAACCGGCGGGATCAGGCGTATTCATGCCGGATGAGGCCATGAGCAATATTGCCAAGCTCAATACCAACGACGGCTTCTGGGAGGTCATGGCCTTGGCGGGCGATATCACCGGCGGCGTTTCCGTGACCATGCCCAGCGAAAAGGAGCTGGAAAACCCCGAGACCCGGGACTATGTTACCAAGTATCTGGCCGCCGCGGCCCCTGCACACAAGCGGATGCGGATCATCAAGTTCCTGCAGAACTGGGTCGCCGGTCTCCACGGGGTAGGGACCTATCAGGGATCCGGCCCCAGCCAGAATCAGATGATGGTTCTCTACCGAATCGCAGATCTGGAATCAAAGAAGAAAATGGCCGAGGAACTGGCAAACGTCCATGCATAAAGGGGAGACGTGCACCTCCACCAAACCCTTGTCTGGGGATGATCTCAGGAGCGGTTTGGACCAGGGGAGGCATTGCCGGATTGTGGAGTTTCGGACTCTGGTGTGCTGCTGGAAACTGAAAACCCGGGCGTCCTGAAGGGGCAGGGAGGATCTCAGGGATCGAAAGTCGCCTAACAAATCAAAGGACGTGAAAAAGAGGAAGCAACCAGGCCGAAGCCCAACGTGTTATTTTTCAACACGCATTATAATCCTTAAGCAGGAGTGGCGACCTCCCGCCGCAAAGCGTTATTCGTAGATCTTTTCATCCTGGGCAAAGGCTTCCGGGGCATCGGCTTCATAATCCCGCTCTTCGGCAGGGGCCTTGCGCTTCAGGCGTTCCCGGTACCACTCATGGGCGATAATCATACTCATCACCTCGCTGGAACCGGTCCAGATGGACGCCAGCCGGATATCCCGATGGATCCGTTCAATGGGAAAGATGTTGGTATAACCGATGCCGCCCACCACCTGCATGGCATTGTGAACCACCTTCTGGCACGATTCAGTGATGAATTTCTTACATTCGGAAACCATCCTGCGCACCCGATGCATGTCAACGCCCGAATCCACCGCCCGTGCCGTGGCATAGCCGAGGGCACGGGCCGCATCCAGAAGGGTGGCGGCTTCCGCCACCTGAAAGCTCACCCCCTGAAACGTATTGATGGCAGCGCCGAAGGCCTTTCTTCTGGAGGTGTATCGGGTGGCCAGGTCCAGGGCCACGCGGGCAGATCCGATGGCCATGACCGAAGATCCCAGCCGCTCCGGAATCATCATGGTATTGAATACATCATAAGCGCCGTTCTTTCTCCCCACGATATTTTCCTTGGGCACTTTTACGTCTTTAAAGACCAGGCGGGCCGTGCCCCCGCCGCGGCACCCCATGAGGCCGTATAGATATGTTGTTTCAACCCCCGGCCCACGATCCACGATAAATGCGGTCAGGGAATCCTGCGGCCTGGCGCCGGGATCGAAGTCGGTACGGGCATAAACCAGGAAGTAGTCGGCGCCTTCACCCCCCACGATGAACCGTTTCTGTCCGTTAAGGAGGAAATAATCGCCCTTGTCTTCGGCCCTGGTGGTGGCCCCGAAGAAATCCGATCCTCCTCGCGGTTCGGTCAGACACTCGGCCGCAAATATATCCCCTTTCAGCAGGGGTTTCACATATTTTTCTTTCTGCGCCTCGGTGCCGTGCAGGATAATGGCGTCGCAGACCAACTCTGCCCCCACACCGAAAACACAGGCGAATTCATACCCTAGGGTGCCGATCTCTTCCAGAGTAACACAGGAAGTCACCCAATCCATATCACGGCCGCCCCACTCCCGGGGATACCGGCACCCGAGGAGATTTCGTTGCCCCGCCTCCTTGAGGAATGCCTTGGGAAATCGGATACGGTCCGCATCCATATCGAGAACCATTTCCCGGGGCACCCACCTTACAAAATCGCGCACCTCGTCCCGGATCTTCTTCTGGGCATCATTCAGCAGATAATCGAACATAATCCCCTCCTGTGAAAACAAAAAAGAGTCATGGATATTCGAGGGCATCCGGATCACGGGATGTGTGCGGAGGATCTATCCCGGCACGGCATAAGGCGACTGGCCCGTACAGCCCCTGCATACAGGACCATGATTTTTGGGATAGGCTTCCCCGCAGACCGGACAGAGGGCGATCTCGCCCTTGCTCTGCCTGGCCAGAAACAGGGGGAGCACCTCGATATCCTGAAAGCCCAAGAGATTGACACCCGCCCTTAAAATCTCATCGATGAGCGCCTCCAGGTCCTGCTGCCGCTTTGACCTGAGCTTGAGATACCAGTTCCTGACCTCTGGCCACGGCGCCGTCTTTCCGGCATCCAAAAATACCCGCACCCCCCTGCCGATATCCTTCTCATACAGGGTCAGGGCGAAACGCCCCAGGTCGATGATGTGGAGCCATCCATTGCCCATTGTGCAGGGGGTGAGGAGCTGAATAGCGTCGGGGAGACAGCTGTGCGTCTCACAGATGGCATCATAGAGTCGGGTCGTGTTCAGCTTCTCAAGGGCCGCATCCACCATGATGCCGCCGATGAGCACGCCGGGCGCGACGTTCCCGTGAAACGATTCAGCAAGGCGGCTGTACTCATCCAGGGAATATTTTCCAATATTCATAGAGGACTGCCTCTATTAGTGGGAC is part of the Deltaproteobacteria bacterium genome and encodes:
- a CDS encoding branched-chain amino acid ABC transporter permease yields the protein MDIIVGSLVAGLLFGMVLALVALGLTIIFGVMDIVNFAHGEFLMVGMYTGLLTAQGLGIDPLLTLPVAGGVGFLLGVVCYFGFIKFLLRGPMVAQLLGTFGLMLFLRNLALLIFGSEDRALHHGVLVGESFDIGMGVIVSATKLAAAGLSVAAFVAVWLLMNRTRIGKALTATALSAQGARYMGIPTERMNALAWGIGGASVTIAGALIVNFWSVNPFIGLLFTMIAFAIVALGGFGSVPGAFLAGLVVGLITEIPGFWDFFVYTFDADWMSNVPMTSFKYMWVYLAYFIIMVVRPRGLFGWKH
- a CDS encoding ABC transporter substrate-binding protein — encoded protein: MKSMIRVGMVVLSVLALIGFMAPADVLAAEEIKIGVIYPLTGGAAAAGRELRAGAELAAEIANTAMADLPMTMARNEGVKSLGGAKITLIFKDHEGNPTLGADLAKKLIHDDKVDGILGCYHSSVTKTVSAVCEQYGVPMINGSSTSPDLTMRGFKWFWRTTPHDTLFTKDLFEFLKGLTEGKVRGVSAVPKKDIMTLASACEKTEWGSHVSDLIDRFAKEYGFNLKRSMLYAAKSADLSSEVRSLKAAKPDVMLFASYTSDAILMVKTLKSQKANPKVIWGQDAGFETPEFRETLGKDIVGFLTRSVFIPRVVEIKKISGQVNDMYKKKVGHDLSGASARSFTGLQAWVAILEKAGSTKPADIQAAANDIEIPGSELVVPWKGVKFSTSGDELGQNIWSSGIIGQYQLDKDGQIVMEIVYPFDVTSADMIYPLKGF
- a CDS encoding acyl-CoA/acyl-ACP dehydrogenase; the protein is MFDYLLNDAQKKIRDEVRDFVRWVPREMVLDMDADRIRFPKAFLKEAGQRNLLGCRYPREWGGRDMDWVTSCVTLEEIGTLGYEFACVFGVGAELVCDAIILHGTEAQKEKYVKPLLKGDIFAAECLTEPRGGSDFFGATTRAEDKGDYFLLNGQKRFIVGGEGADYFLVYARTDFDPGARPQDSLTAFIVDRGPGVETTYLYGLMGCRGGGTARLVFKDVKVPKENIVGRKNGAYDVFNTMMIPERLGSSVMAIGSARVALDLATRYTSRRKAFGAAINTFQGVSFQVAEAATLLDAARALGYATARAVDSGVDMHRVRRMVSECKKFITESCQKVVHNAMQVVGGIGYTNIFPIERIHRDIRLASIWTGSSEVMSMIIAHEWYRERLKRKAPAEERDYEADAPEAFAQDEKIYE
- a CDS encoding formylmethanofuran dehydrogenase subunit E family protein; the protein is MNIGKYSLDEYSRLAESFHGNVAPGVLIGGIMVDAALEKLNTTRLYDAICETHSCLPDAIQLLTPCTMGNGWLHIIDLGRFALTLYEKDIGRGVRVFLDAGKTAPWPEVRNWYLKLRSKRQQDLEALIDEILRAGVNLLGFQDIEVLPLFLARQSKGEIALCPVCGEAYPKNHGPVCRGCTGQSPYAVPG
- the hisC gene encoding histidinol-phosphate transaminase, whose amino-acid sequence is MLAERIKKLKPYVPGEQPQDRKYIKLNTNENPYPPTPRIDPYLKSFDIEKLRLYPDPLFGRLREAISERYGIHKHQIFVGNGSDEVLAFAFYAFFDSAQGRLLFPEFSYSFYPVYCDFYNIEYRKVPLKADFSLDIEDYLQEDPSCGMVFPNPNAPTGILLSLEKITELLNRYPEDRVVVIDEAYIDFGGESAVCLIDRFKNLLITRTFSKSMSLAALRLGFAVGDEKLVDALFCVKDSFNSYPADLFAQNIGEIAMKDTDYYAAITEKIIRTRENVAKQLTDMGWDVLPSGANFILAGRKDLSGETIYSRLKEYGILVRYFHIDGIKRFVRITIGTDEQMAALIEAVKGLF
- a CDS encoding branched-chain amino acid ABC transporter permease, yielding METLKNALDFSDFPRIDLVIASSLAILFLCFPLFPHSSFAMATMIQFLMFSLYGMGWNTIGGYGGQVDLGKAQYVGIGAYTTAVMLIRWDIPFWFSMPVGVCFSVLWSFVLGYPLFRLKGHYFAIATIATSLVLKDLFEVWDFVGAARGLEISPIKFPPPDFLRLIFKEDVYYYYVILGFFFLGILYMNWFRKSRLGFQLRAIKDNEEVARSLGINVHWAKIKTYAIATAFVSMVGSFHTCYIRNIEPEDTMSLDISILIALMAMLGGAGSLWGPIIGAGILIPLKSYLKEWLGARAGIIGIDLILYAMIIMAISAFEPRGIWGIVQKFRRRRQ
- a CDS encoding aromatic ring hydroxylase, translated to MAIITEQAYRDRIAKLKPRLFIGGKKIESLTGHPITRGVIDATARVYELTMDSQYADTMQSLSHLTGEPISRALHIHQSRDDLHKRLDMARLSSQKLGTCNYRCPGNEMLPSLAATTWEIDRDRGTEYHQRFNNFLKYAQEKDLVVSGSVTDPKGDRSKRPLEQDPDYYIHVVERRSDGIVVCGAKQHATGAYTADETLVLPGISCRKGEEDYALAFVVPNGTEGVTYIGQYTPFSVERECEPDVRVIGNPLYGQRETCLIVFDHVFVPWERVFMCGEIEYTQSFITRFAKTHRMNCGGACKVGFMDLIIGASQLMAEYNGLAKVSHIAQKITRMLQLNDTSLACATAAAYMGQEEPAGSGVFMPDEAMSNIAKLNTNDGFWEVMALAGDITGGVSVTMPSEKELENPETRDYVTKYLAAAAPAHKRMRIIKFLQNWVAGLHGVGTYQGSGPSQNQMMVLYRIADLESKKKMAEELANVHA
- a CDS encoding ABC transporter ATP-binding protein, which codes for MAVLDLQRVAKNFGGLMANHDISFSVEKGELLGLIGPNGAGKTTLFNCISGVYPITSGRIFFEGEDITSLKAHEVARRGLARTFQVYVASGDLTVIENVMVGCFTHTRSRNRARSQAMDILRDLNIEDLSESLVHELPVASQKRVTMATAIATQPKLLLLDEVAAGLNHNEIEEIMASIRHVHEDLGMTVMLIEHVMELVMKVSHRVIVLDYGEKIADGDPETISKDTRVIKAYLGEKYVREHGAG
- a CDS encoding putative hydro-lyase, which gives rise to MDKKMKGELPPHQLRELIRAGEWKIPTTGVATGYVQANLVMLPRDAAFHFLLFCVRNSRPCPILDVLEPGKWEPRIARGADLRTDVPLYRMYREGVLEEEIEDVSHLFNDDTVSFLLGCSFSFESALIAARVPVRNLEEEKNVSMYITNRDCIPAGPFSGPLVVTMRPMRPDQAVRATQVTTRFHLTHGAPIHLGSPEEIGITDLDQPDFGDPVTILPGEIPVFWACGVTTILAVMSAALPMVITHSPGHMFMSDLRDEDLTLL